GTAAAAGGCGAGATGTTGTCCAGCTTGGCTGTCCAGTAGAGATGATGTGTTGAGgttagatttattttcatgatgtAATAGTTTTAATagtattgtttttgtaaatggtCTTTGCCTTTGAAGCTGATGAAACAGTCATATTGCTCCCAGGGGCCATTGTTAACATAAaattttctaatatttcatgCTGCTTATGCGGCTCATAAAGCTCAGCAATTATCTGCAAACTGCCATTTTCTCCTAGGTCTGAGGGATAGTAAATACTTGGTGCTTGTAGATGTAAATTCAAACCTCCACCACAATTCCCTCTGTCTGACTTTGACTCGTAATTAGAGGTGAGCCCACGTTATTAACTAGCATGGTCTGTGTTGTTTCTCTGCCTGCCTTCAGATTTGCGTGTATTTCCTGAACgctatgttgtgtgtgtgagctgtccAAGGGATGCCTCAGCACACCATGGAAACCCGAGCCTGGCCGCGGTGAGTGCTGTTTATACTCCTCTATTTCCTCTTCCAGTCGCCTGGCAAAAAGTCCTTCATGGGTCTGTGTGTTATTATAGGGATGCGTTGCCAAATTGTGCTCTCACTTTATATATGCTGATTTTCTTTACATGACAGATCGGGGGTGGGTGCAGGCTCTTAACCTGCCAGTGCTTTTCAGGGACCAAGTGagggggaaagagagggtgaCAGGGGGTTGGGTGGAGTGCTCTGGGGTCCAAAAGCTGCAGAGTCACCACTTTCTGCCAATTCACCCCAGCTGTGAGTTCTTTTTTGTCAAACTCAAACATAGGAATGTTGTAAACCTCAGCATTAATGGGTAGTCAAAAATACAGCCAAAACtaattttgtatattttagCTCTTGAGAAAGTCTAGATACGTCCAGAATTTCCACACACTCAAGAtctgttttggaaaaatgtggcagaaaacagcaaaaaacaaaattgtttcAAAAAAATTTTCCAAGCTCATTGTGGCTGTGTAGTCAATGTTGACATTGTCAGAAGAATATTAatcaatattgattttttccagCATCTAGTAAACACTTAATATAACACAATCTCCATTATACAGCACATCATTCATGGTTTACGAGAACTACAACAACACTTCTTATCATTGCGTCCCAGGTACATCGTTTGGGGTTTTTAAGGGAGAATTTGGTTAATGCGAAAATTAAATGACATGTGCCTTGATTTATTGGACTCAAATAAAGTTGTGTTCAGTAGGTATTTTCCCTCTGAGACTCCATGTTAAGTATATTATGTTGTACTCTTACCCATGTCATAATACCTACTACTGTAGTTCTTTTTTGTCCATTCATATTACAGACAACTATCCTTTGGCCAGTGCTCATTTGATCCTAACCTCCCCAGAGTATTCTGGGAAATGGTGGTGGAGCCTCTCACCTTGGCACTCACATCAAGGACAGACATCTCTCCCATCACATCCCGTGATCAGTGGCCTGCTGTTTTTCTATGGGGTTTTTGCTATTGTTTCCCTTTGAAACGTCTCTGCACTCTCCACAGTTTGGCTTCCAATGAAAGCAGTgattgtaatatttttagtggAGCAATACAGTCGTCAGTGAAAAGTTCAGATTGTGTAACCAATTTTCCAGTTCAAGGAGGCATTGCTGTCGATTGCGTTCCTCTGCTCAGGATGTGGTTCTCTGGGCTCATACAGTACAAGCAGAGGGAATTGGAGGGTGGGAGTCTTGTGGTGGAGCTCTCACTAGCCCAACCTCGAACGTGGTTTGTAAGGGAAAGATACCAGACAGCAAGGCTAAAGTTTttcacatgacaaaaacaattatttgtTTATGTCCTTTGCTCCATTCTCAATTGTCAGAAAGGGAGTGTCTTCAAGGAAGTTTTTCCAAGAAAGTCAAAAATCGAAATTTAAACATTCATGCCTTGAGTCACAACTGATGTAAGGTATAATAATGTTGCTgtctaaaaataattttgatgtCAAAGTTGTTCATATGTTTAATAAGGGGTCTTTTATCCCACAACTCTTGACAGCACGAGCCTCTTAGTCCCAAAAAATGCCACGTTTCTCTGTATTTAGGGAGATTTCGGTTTTGTTGTTAGGATTCAGTTTGTGTGACTTGCGGAACAAAAATCCTTAACCGCAGTGGAAATGTAGACTCATCAAATTAGCACTTCTCACAGGGTCAGGGGGTTATGTTGTGAAGGAATGAGAGTGACATCATGGTTGGCCTTTTGTCCTGTGAAAGCCaatgtttctctctcacacttgAACATGCTGTATGCCTCCAGCATACTGTGTGCCCTTATTAGtcatattttcagctgtggttCAGTTCGAAAAGGAGATGGTGAGATTTAGTCATTTCCAGTAGTGTAGAAGGGACTAGAATACCAATTAGTTTAGTACTGAGTACTCAGGCTACagtttttagatgttttgtgCAGCAATACAGACCAACGTGGTTAAATTTGTTGCATTAATACATTTCACAATAGATCAAATGACTGTGAGTAAAGCACAAGGAGTTGCTCTTAGTGACACATCAACTGAGAATTATCATCCAACTCTTCAGTTCTCATCAAGTTTACAAAGTGTTGGTCTACACTGTTTCTTTCAGCACGATGATTTGGTCTTACAGCTTTAGTTTACAGTTTTGGTTTCCAGCTGCAGCGGGCATTTGGTTTCAGCACAtagctctgataaacccactgtacactacctgcccagcaccaaacagcagacagacaaatttAGTGACTAGCCAGTGGACATATTGGAGCATCTAGTAGCAAATAAACCAGGTGTTTTCtgcaggagttggtggagataaGAACAGCGCTAAAAGTCGAGGGAATATTGTACTTGCTAATTTGCTAACTTGCTTACATGTTCACAAGAACCAGTTAATGTAGGTGTTGCATTTTTAAGATAGGGGTTATGTTCAAAACAAACCAGTTTGTATGATATGCTGTCCAACCATGTTGGAGTGAAAAGACCCCAGTACCTGCATTCATAGAGTTACACAAGTTGTACACAGGAAAAATGAAAGATATAGTTTACAATTTCTAATGACAAATGGATaacaatgaaaaagagaaaacagagcatAAGAGAAAGTTCAAACCCTGTTTGTTACAGACCTCATTACCTTCGCCATTGGAAACTAATGGGAGAGAGGGTTACGGATCCTGTTCAACCATCAGATAAATGCTTTGCTTTAAGTCATAACTGTCATGTCTGGAGGTGTTGCTTATAATTAATCCTGACTTCCAGTACAAATGTGGGGGGCACCTTAACTGTCTGGTATTTGATCTTTTAAGAGACAAATGATGTATACGCCTGACACCTGACAAACTTGTTCTTTACAACCTAGAAACCTAGTACCGACTGTTGCTCTGCAAGGGAAGGGCCAAGCACATTAGCATGAAACCGTGGGAATAAAACTAGAGGAATCTCTTAgacaatgttattttttttccttgacATTTGAAGAAAATTCAAGTTCCTCCATAAAAAGTTGCTCCTATTATGAGTCAGCACCAACAGTGAGGAGGGCAGCATGGGAAGGAAGAGCTAGTGTTTAGGATTGTGGCTGTTGTTTTCTAGTCAGGCACAGAGTGGGCAGCTGAGGTGAGTGGCGTGCTGGGCCGCAGAAGTTTGGATCAAAGGCAGAGCAGATGTGTttccagccccccccccctcttctgAGCTCTGGACGGGCCTGTGTGTTTACTCATGACCTCAGCGCGCCTCTGTTCTTCACAGCTCGCAACAGCTAGCAGCAGTGCTTTCCCAAGTGTCCAGTGTCTGCTGATCTCCTCTCCACCAAGGCCAAATACATGACTATGATCTTATAACACCACATGATCGTGTCCCTTCATTCCATTATGTCTAAAGCTGCTTTCATTGATTTGCACAAAGTGTCCAAACAGTTAACAGCTTGTCTTAATCCTTAGACATGGGTGGATCCAAAAACCTTTGTTCAGGGATAAGAACTGTCCTCTATTTTAGACAAGTATGTGCCCATGCATGTTTGTTGACTTTGTTGCAGGGAAGATGTGGTGAGCTTAGACAAACAGGGCATGTTTCCTCTGTGGGAGTAGGGTGggcggaggggagggggtggaaTTTGTGGACTAGTTTCACGAACATCTCTGCAGGAGGTACTTCTGCCCTGACAGTTAAATAGTGCTGTTGTTTCTTGGTGCCAGTTTTAGGATTTTGTATACTTAGTTGTGCCATCACAAAGCTGTACAAAGGCTTTCCAGTGGAAAGAATAATGCCATTTTTAGAATTCAAGCGTTTCAAGTGgtataaatcattattttgagACAGATGAATGAATAACTGGCTTTAAAGGATGACATctgactgtttttgtgtgttaggTGAGGTACAAAGACAGAGTTACCCAAGAACAAACAATCTGGCTGCCACTGTGGCAGATCACAAGCAAATATGAGTTGATGGTTGATCAGAGCTTTCCACGCTGGCCTGTTTTCTGATTCGTCatcttggtttttttttctttggtaatTTTCATGTTTCAACTTCAACTAAAGTTTACAATGTCTCCATGACCTCTTTGGCCTTGCAAAGTCCTTGCAAAACCCATTGGATAAACTGAAAAATGCATGGTCATCAAGCTGCAAAACTGTTATTCTTGGTTCCTGAAATTTGAGTTTTTACCCAGAAGAATTGAATCGTACACATGAATGACCATGGGCATTTATGTAGATTATATATCCAGTGAAACTCTGCTGTATGTCAACATAGTATGATACTAAATAAGAACTTGTCTTTTAGGTTTTGACATCATATGCAGCAGTGGAGTATTTTAGACTACACACAAACTATTTGACTCTATCAGTGCATTACTTTCAAGTGCAGCTGCATTAAAAGATAACCAACATAATCTCGGTATCTGTGTTTCTACCTTATCtcagatggcagaggagaaactGTTCATTCCCAGTATTTTATGGAGCCTGTAGTTGGTTATCCTTTTGAAGTTGTTTCCAGGCTATGAGAATCTGTACTGGTATCCTTTAAAGCCAAATGATTcattctctctgctctccttgCCCTTTTGCCAGGCTTATCTCTATAATCTGACATCCAGATGTGCTGTCGTGTTGCAGCTCCCGTGGTGGAGCCATATTGTTCTGGAGGCTCCAGGGCCAGGGAGGGCACTGTTGGTCTGTTTTACATGTTGCATCACGAGAAGTGTTTTGGAGCATTGTGTGGGGGCGAACAGACTGTCTGGCGGCGAGGGGGTGGTTAAAACCTTGTTGCTGAGGGAgaggtggtggcggcggcggcggtagAGGTTCTTATTTACCAccatctctccctcctgttTCTTGGGACgccctccagctcttcagagttTGCATCATTCCGTACAAGATTATGCCACCTCGGTTCCCACAAAATACTGACTGTCTTTATATAGCTTTTTTATCCACATAGCTTGTGATAATGTTCATGCACTCattctcatttctttctctctgtctgcctctttctccctctcccccgGTCTATCTTTAATCCCTCTACTTTCTTCTCCAGTTGCTATATACAGAATGTCCAACCCCTGGACCCCTGCTGATAATAATTCATGCaccaactctctctctgtccgacTTACTGTCTATCTTTCTACTTCTGCTTGCTATCTATATCcaacctcttcctctcttcatgCTTCTTCCTTTTCATCAATCTGTCCTTTCACTGtccctctctcttgctcttttgAAGTTGTGCCGACAGGAACAGAAAGGCACTAAACTTTCCCAGAGAACCTCCCATtggcttcttgttgttttttctttcaagatcattttcaaacagcatttattcatattaaacAGATGAGAATACATATCAAGGCATTACAATGCAAATGATGGCACCCACATCTTTCtcagtattgttgttgttggggtgggtgtgtgagtgCGTAGGCAAATGCAAGTTTGTATGTGTCACTGTCCCAAATCCAAATCCAAGGCAAGCTGTAGTGCTGGTTATGAGAGAGTGTAAAGACCGAACAACTGCCCACACTCTAGCATGACTCCATCTCTACACAAAGGGCAGCCTGTGGAGAACTTCCTGTGTGAGGATTCTTGCGTTTGTGGGCATGCTGGAGAGACTGTTGAGGTCAGGCAATATTACACTGGGGGGTGCCTCTTCTTTTGTTATACTCCCCTCTAaacgctttctctctttttctatatTCACTCTGTAGTATCTTGTCCCTTGTTTCTTGTCATCTCCGCCTACTTCCCTGTTGCCCAGCCTCCTTGTTCACTCCCCTCCTTCTGTCTGGCCTCTTTATTCCATCCACCACACCACAGACCAGAGTGCAGTTGCTAGGTCTCAACACCCAATGCAAAGCCACAATGCCCCAGCTTGCCCTTACAGCTTGGGACAATTACTTCTTTCCCCTTGTGTCTCGGGTCATATGTTGTCACTGGTATCATGACATGTGGTTGAGGACATTAAtgatttctttgtctgtgttcaCAGCAACTGGTGGATGCCAGAGCTTACCACATTGGCTTTTCCCATACTAGAGTGCACATTGATCATTTTACCAACTAGTTTATGGAATAGTAATGAGCTGAAAAATGgttgatattaaataaacatagtGGCCACAAACTCGAATTTTCAAAGATTTTCCCATTGGAATAGTCTATAGAGTGTTCGAAGCCATGGTAGCAGCATGGCTCTATGGATGGTAATGTTGGTTTGCCAGGCAGTCAacccaccactttggtccagactgaaatatctttatAGCTTATGGATTGCCATTTAATttgatacagacattcatgatggCCAGAGGAAATATCCTAATAACTTTAGTGAACTCATGACCTTTCACCTAGTGTCACCAGCAGGTCAGATTGTTCATTTatcagtgaaatatctcaatatcAAAGAAATTCATGGCTCCCAGAGGATAGATCTTAGTGATTTTTGTTATATGCGACTTTTTCTCTATCACCACCATGAGGTCGACATTTGTCCTTTAGAATCAAATGTCTAGACAGCTATGGGATTGCCATGAAACCGacacacattcatgctcccctcaggatgaattgtaataactttggtgatccattaacttttaatttaaaatgcgTGTCATCATCCAGAATTTTAATTTGTCCTCAAAGTGCTGCTTTGTACAGCCTCATAGAGCTGTTAGCATCACCATAGACGCTCAGTCTTGTTAGTTTACAGCGTGTTACTCAAATGATGAAGCTCTTCACTTTTATGCTGCTTATTCTGGTTAAGCAAGTATATTTCAGCTCAATCTCTGAACCACGACTGATATTCTCCAACAACTTTCTTGATGCAATTAATTTATAATAAACTGACAGGCTCTCAACCCTAAAGTTCTGCTCAATTTACCACCAGCGTCTCCTGTTCTCTCATAAATCCAGAGTCTGTTTGAGGTCAGCCAAGGAAAAGACCTGTGATTAACCTTCATTAGTGGCCTGTTGAGGGCACATGTTGGTGAGATCCAATCTTTGGCCCGTTCCTTGTTCTGCCTCAGAGGATCCTTTTTAGTATGTGGGGATATTGAACTTTCAACCCATAGTTCACCATTTTAGCCAACTAAGAATGTGCTTTTTAGAGAAGCTCCGGTGTAGAGTTGGCATGTGGACTAAAGGTCTGATGAATGTActaatatatgtatttatacatgaaGCTTATCATTTAGACAATGATAATGATTGATAGTAAAGACAGAGTGCTTTCCAACCAGCGAATTATTATATTTAAGCTCGTTctttaatcagtgttttaacTTGTCTACATGGTTTCACCGTTTAATAATTCTGCCTCAGGCTACAAGCATCATTCTAAGCCTCAGACTATGAAACACACGTCACACTATGACAAGCCAGTGATTGTTTTGGAGCCTTTGAGGTGGTTGCTTTAGACAGTATTAAGTGGGAGACAAATTTTTTTTGTGCCAGCTGTGGTGTTACTAAGTGTCTCTACAGGCATTATAGAAATCATTCCTCTTGTGCTGTGTCATAGATCAAAGAGTCAGGCGACAACACTATTTTGAATTCAAGAGAATCAGAAGATGATACATTTATAgaatctttatttgtttatcacTTTGGattgttatgtttatttattatattatcattgtTACAGCAGTttagcaaatgtttttttaatttctggCGATGCCAGATGATGACAGCAGTCTGCTGTGAAGCCAAACCTTTCCAGAGGATGCCAGgaataatattttttgtttacacCGATCCTGTTTGTCCTCTCTAGACTGAGCTGAGCGAACAAAGCAGATCGGAATATTTTTCCAGAGTGGGAGAAACCCAAGAGCCTTTACACAGccccacaaaaacaaagaagactgTGCTTCAAAAGATGTAAGTATGATCTAATGTATAACTTTCCAACCCCGCCAGTCAGAAAGGACACTCAAGTATCTCTTCACATCCTCTTATCCTTTTAACTTTTTCAGAGCCAAACAAGCAAGTGTCCGGCGAGAAGGCTACGATTCCAGTACAGGGGAGCAGCAGATTGAACAGAGAGCCTGTCCCAAAAACCAAAGAGGGGAACTTAGAGGTGGAGAGTTGGAATCAAGCCCAAAAGAGACTGTGTCCAACTCGGGACAGGAGGCTCTCCCAGAGGCAGACCACAAGGTGCCTTTCCCCAGTGCCTTAAATGAAGCCATGGCTCACAATGTGGCTACTCGAAAGCGTGGCCTGACCTTGGAGCAGCAGACCGAGAAAAGTCCTCCAGACAGTATCAACCCAAATGGAGCCTCAGTAGTTTTCTGCCAATATGAAATCAGTCAGGAGACCAGCAAGAGCAAGAGGTGCAAGTCAAGCGATGTAGGGGAAGACCCTCTCCCACAGAGGGCCAAGAGGACGTGCCTTGGAAGACCTCCAGCCACAATGCAAACTCACTCCACCGAGTGCACCACACAAACATCCAAGCATGACCCTCTTCCTCTGCCGCCCCTTCCTCCAGTTGAAGCCAAGGCAGAGTCCAAGGCTTTCCCAGTCTCCGAGTGCAAGAAAACCACACTGGAAGTAGAGCTGCTTACTCTAGGGAAACGGGCCCAGAGGCTCCCCCTCACAAGCAATAACACGGcacagacaaaccaaaacagGCTGGCCGCAAGTCTGAGGGGCCTATCTGTCAAGCCTGCATCCTCAGGCTCCTCTATTAGTTCCAGATCCACACTcggagaggaggggagtgaaAATGTGCCCAGAACCTCTAGATTACGACGACTGAAGAGGTCCTGAGGGGGAGAGACAAGCTACAGTAAAGATGCTTGACGCcacagagatagagatgatAGTGTGTCAGGCTACATGTTTACCCCATGCAGTCTCCTCAGATGACATGCTTTTGTACGCGAGTCACATTTTACTACGATATCTATTCTTTTCACATGTGCTGTACAtacagggcacacacacacagatcaaataCTGAACATATTATGGCAATTGATACATGAGCGTTTGAGTTACGCTTTGTCAAATACTTGAAACAGACTTTGCCTCCACCCATAAGTAGTGGTGGTCAAGAGAGGCTCGCAAATGAAAGTCAAAAACCTTTAATTGGAGTTTAGATTTGGTTTTGTGTTAAAGATTGAGGATTTCAGACAGGCAGGAGCCATGCAGTACGTCATGGCTTTCAGTCTGAAATACTGGCTCCTATGTGTCTGAAAACTGTCCAGTTTCCCCGCTGAAGCTCTGGTGTGATTGATTGCTGTTTCCAGATTTATTTCATCACCCCATTCTCAAAAATGTACTGTTGTAGTTAGATTTCATTCATATACAATTTGCTCAATACTTAGTTGCTAAGCACCTGAAATGTATCTTTATATTTTAGGGTATTATGCAGCTCTTGTATTGAACTTGAACCAAATCTGTGTGGGTGTATAAGCAGTATTGAAATATTAGTGGTTTTATTTGGGAATAGTTGGATGTCTACAGTGTCTGGTACAGGttaaaatgtagctgctgtCGTCGCCTCGTCACTCAACAGGGCTGGTCATATCACTCAACTGGCCCAGAGAAAACATGGGGCAACCAAGGGCCAACAGTCACTCATACCTCCATGTACAGCCTAAGATATTCCACATGATGTTGCatgaatacattattttttttactgtcaagatttttttatgatataaataaatttatttttcccagaggggaaaaaaaatctctgcgTCTTTGTGGAAATGTGCAAATTGACTGATAAGCAGCCAGCATGAAATA
This genomic stretch from Larimichthys crocea isolate SSNF chromosome III, L_crocea_2.0, whole genome shotgun sequence harbors:
- the slx4ip gene encoding protein SLX4IP codes for the protein MAPLKFVIKCGNFAVLVDLHVLPLGGQEDASWFTTDHIEDVTDLVRDAVDQRVKQYTEVLHNRRQPKQRKELAPAPAFSVNGKNFNLVANFLKRHINLRCIAKQHYGDLRVFPERYVVCVSCPRDASAHHGNPSLAATELSEQSRSEYFSRVGETQEPLHSPTKTKKTVLQKIAKQASVRREGYDSSTGEQQIEQRACPKNQRGELRGGELESSPKETVSNSGQEALPEADHKVPFPSALNEAMAHNVATRKRGLTLEQQTEKSPPDSINPNGASVVFCQYEISQETSKSKRCKSSDVGEDPLPQRAKRTCLGRPPATMQTHSTECTTQTSKHDPLPLPPLPPVEAKAESKAFPVSECKKTTLEVELLTLGKRAQRLPLTSNNTAQTNQNRLAASLRGLSVKPASSGSSISSRSTLGEEGSENVPRTSRLRRLKRS